The nucleotide sequence ACTACAAAATCGGTCACCTGTACGCTATTCAGGTCGGAGCGGCGGTACATCTGGTTGCCGCCCAGGGTAACATCCACCCCGATTACCCCAAATTTATGGTTAGCGCCAATCAAGATGTCTTTATTGATTTCACGAAAACGCCGGGCTTCCTGCGTATATAAGCCATTCACAAACCCTTCGGGCGCGGGAGGACGAGAAGCCTGTCCGGTCGGGAAGTTGGTATAATCCTGGTCGCGCGACCAGTAATCCTGACCCACCCGGGCCTGCACGTACATCCAGTCGAACAAATTATAGCGGGCGGTTATGTTACCAAAAATCCGATCACGCCGAATATTCTGAAACTGTTCGGCCAGGGTAAAGTAGGGATTTGTCCGGTTCTTGAAGCGCGAATACACAAACTCGTTGCCATCGGCATCGTACTTTTTTTCATCCAGCAAGTCGAGCGGCATGGAATTGGCCATGTTCATGAGGGCAGTCGGGATGGAGTTATCCTGCTCGGCAATCACAGGTGGATTCTTGTTGTACTCGTTGGAGTAGTTGATATTGCCCGTAACACTCAACCGCTTGGAAAGGTCATAGCTGAATCCGAGGTTGATCGTCTTGCGGTTGAAGGTATTGTTAGGCACAATTCCCTTATTGTCCATGTTGGCCAGCGACAGGTTGAAGCCGCCTTTTTCGGAATTGGAAGAAACCGAAATCGTATTATTGAAGTTGGTACCATTGCGGTAGAACTTTCTGATCCGGTCGTACACAGGCTCGTAGGGTACCGTCACGCCATCGAAAAGTACCTGCGTCATACCCGGCTGAAACTTCTCCCCGAACGACCACTGCCCCGAAGTAGGGTTAGCCGTGGTAGGGCGTACACCACCCTCACCCTGTCCGTACTCATACTGGTAATCCGTAAAATCGAGGGGTGTGTCCACGGTAAAATTAGAATTGTAGCTCACGCCGATGCCCCGGCTTTCGCCCCGGGTTTTGGTCGTGACCATAATCACCCCGTCCTTGGCGCGGGAACCGTAGAGGGCCGCCGCCGTAGCGCCTTTCAGTACGGTCATACTTTCGATGTCGTCGGGATTGATGCTGCTCAAGCCGTCGCCACCATCGGAAGTGTTGCCGCCACCGCCGCGCACGGCAATGGAACCATCCGACGACTGGTTGTTGGGGTTGGTACCGAAGTTGGTATTGTCGATGGGTACCCCGTTCACCACGATCAGCGGTGAGTTCTGGCCCGAGAATGAGGATTGTCCCCGGATACGGATCTTGGAGGTACCCCCCGGCCCGGTACCCAGGCTCGTAATGTTGACGCCCGCAATCTTGCCTTGCAGGGTATTGATAAAGTTAGGCGTCCGGTTGACGGTAATCGCTTCGGAACCTACCGTGGTGGCGGCATAGCCAAGCTTCTTGGATTCTTTCCGGATACCCAGGGCCGTGACGACTACTTCGCTCAGCGCGGTAGCGCTTTCTTCCAGCGTTACGTTGACACTACTGCGGTTGTTCAGGGCTACCTCCTGCGTGGAGTATCCGATGAAGCTGAACACCAGCGTGGCGGATGGCCCCGCATTGACCGAAAATTTACCGTCGGCATTGGTCGTGGTACCCGTGTTGGTACCCTTTACCAGCACAGAAACTCCCGGCAGAGGCTGGTTTTCCCGGGCACCCGTCACAGTCCCCGTCACCGGGTTCACCTGAGCCAAACTAGACAGGCTCAGCAGTAGAAATAACCCCATGAATGTTAGGGTTTTAGTAGGAGAAAGTTTTTCCATTTTTCATAGGTTTTAGTGAATAGTGTTAAAAGGACACCTATTCATACGATCTACCAATATTTCTATAATATATTTATATATTAAAAATTATTACAAAGGTACCCCTCTCACAGCCCAAGCCGATTCTTACCCTCACCACGAGCCGGAAGGCGTTTCCATAGGTTCCTGGCTTAGTATCATCCGGATTCTGAGGATGAATGGTAAAATGGAAACCATACGTCCTTTTACCCCTCAGGTACCCGACCGGGTATTGGCCAAAATGCCACCTCGGCGCGGCTGACAACTTTTGTATATGGAAAGAAGAGCATTCATCAAGAACACAGGATTATGGGGAGGTACCCTCGCTCTGACGGGCACCGCGGTACTGGCGAACTCGCGATCGGATACGGGCCATTATTATACGCCGCAGGGTACCCTCTGGCTGGACGGTCCCATGCGCTGGGCGCAGCTGGCCTTTGTAGAGCGCGATCCCGGCCATTACGATCCCGACTTCTGGCTTGCCTACTTCAAGCGCATTCATGCCGATGGCGCGCTATTGAGCGCGGGGGGTGTGGTGGCTTTTTACCCGACTGAAATTCCCCTGCACCACCGTAGCCAATACATGGGGGATGCCGATACCTTGGGGTACCTGGTGGAAGGCTGCAAGAAACTGGGGATGAAAATCATGCTGCGCACCGACCCCCACGCCACCCGGCAGGGTACCTTCGACGCCCATCCCGACTGGATTGCGGTGACGGCCGACGGCCATAAACGGCGGCACTGGGCCAATCCTGATCTGTGGGTCACCTGTGCGCTGGGGCCTTATAATTTTGAATTCATGCCGCAGGTCAATCGCGAAATCATGCAGCGCTTCGCGCCGGAGGGCATTTTTTCCAACCGCTGGGCGGGCCATGGCGTGTGTTACTGTGAGCATTGCCAGCAGAATTTCAAAGCTTTTTCGGGTCTGGCTTTGCCCCAAAAAGAAGAAAGGCTCGACCCTACCTACCGCCGCTGGACGGAATGGCGCACCAAACGCCTCCGGGAACTGTGGGCCTTGTGGGATGCTGGCATCCGCGAGGTACGCCCGGCCTCCCGCTTCATTCCCAATGGCTTTCCGGATAAGGTACTCACGGGCAAAGAAGCCGATCTTTTCTTTGCCGACCAGCAGGCTCGTTCGGGCTTGATTCCGCCCTGGACTAATGGCAAAGGCGCCAAGGAACTGCGCGCAACGCTAGGTGCCAAACCACTGATTGGTATTTTCAGCGTCGGACTGGAAGAAGAATTCCGGTGGAAGGATTCCGTGCAGAGCGACGCCGAAATCCGGATTTGGGTAGCCGAGGGTACCGCCAACGGCATGCGACCCTGTTTTGTAAAATTCGGTGCCGATATCTACGACAAGCGCTGGATGGATTCCGTAGCTACCCTGTACGAAGTCTATCACAAAAATGAGCAGTACCTGCGCAATACTGCTTCGCTGGCGCGGGTAGGTGTGATGTACTCCGAGCAAACCGACCGCAAGTACGGCGGCCAACCCTGGCAACAGCGCAGCGGCGATCACCTGGACGGCATGTACCACGCGCTGGTCGAAAGCCGGATTCCGTTCGACATGGTCAACGACCGTTTGCTCGGCGCTGCCGATCTGGAACGCTTCAAACTGCTGATCCTGCCCAATATTGCGGCCTTGTCGGATGCGCAATGCCAGCAAATCGAAGCGTTTGTACAGCGGGGTGGTAGCGTGGTGGCTACCTTCGAAACGTCCCTCTACGACGAAGAAGCCCAGCCCCGTTCGGATTTTGGTTTGGCCAGACTGTTCGGCGTTTCCTTTGACCAAAAGGTGGAAGGCCCCATGCGCAACAGCTACCTGCACTTGCGGCACCAGCCTCAGGATGTCCTGCATACGCAGATTCTGGCCGGACTGGAAGGTACCCCCGGATCGTGAACGCGATTTATAAAGTCAATGTAAAACCCACGGCCGATTTTGCCAGTCCCATTACGCTGATCCCCACCTACCCCGATCTACCCATGGAAGATGTGTACCCGCGCGTACCCGAAACCGACATCCGGGAGGTGTACCTGCGCCAGGTTGGAAAAGGCCGGGTAGCCTATTTGCCTGGCGATCTGGATCGTACCTTCTGGAAACTGCTGAATGTAGATCACCGGATTTTACTGAACAACATCATCGGCTGGGCACTGGACGAAGAGCCAATCACGACAATCGCCGGGCCGGGGGTCATTGACAGTACCGTATGGCAGCAGGAAAAGTCCATGACGGTACACCTCGTGAACCTCACGAATCCGATGATGATGAAAGGCCCTTTCCGGGAGCTGATTCCCATCGACACCCAGGTTACTGTGCAGGTACCTGCCGGCAAGAAAGTTTCCCGCGTAAAACTCCTCATGCGCGGAACGGAGCCTGAATTCACACAAACCGATGGAAAAATCACGGTGCAGGTACCCCGCATCCTGGATCATGAAATCGTCGCGCTGGATTTGGGGTAAGTAGTTCCTGCGACTTTCTGATTTGCATTATTAAGCCAAAAGTTTTTTCTTTAACCATTCCCCGTCCTTATTCTTCACGCTCGACATTTATTATGGAAAAGATCGTTTCCTCTGCTCTGTTCTCACGAAGAAATTTCCTGACCACCAGCGTAGGTGCAGCGGCGCTCGCCGCTTTTTCGCCCTATGTGATCGGCCGCACCAAAGCCAAAGAAAAGCTGGGCGTTGCCTTGGTAGGACTGGGTTACTACAGCACCGACCTGCTGGCGCCCGCGCTGCAACTCACCCAGCACTGCTACCTCGCGGGCATCGTGACAGGTACCCCCGAAAAAGCCGAAACCTGGAAAAAGAAGTACAACATCCCGGATAAGAATATCTACAACTACCAGACCTTCGACCAGATTGCCAACAACCCCGATATCGACGTGGTGTATGTGGTGCTCCCCCCCTCGATGCACCGCGAGTACGTGGTACGGGCGGCCAAAGCCGGGAAAGATGTATGGTGCGAAAAACCCATGGCACCCAGCGTCAAAGACTGCGAGGCGATGATCAGAGCCTGCGCCGACAATAAAAAGAAACTGGCGATCGGGTACCGCAATTTACACGATCCTAACATGCAGGCCTGGATGAAACTCGCCAAAGAAGGGCCTATGGGCAAGCCCCGGCTCGTCAGCTGCGCGGCGGGCTACGTGGACAACCGCACCACGCACTGGAAACAGAAAAAAGAAATGGGCGGCGGCGTGATGGGCGACATGGGCGTGTACTCCATTCAGGGGGCACGGCATGCGGTGGGCGAAGAACCCACCCTGGTGACGGCCCACCACTTCACAAACCGGCCGGAGATTTATAAAGATGTGGACGAAACGACGATGTACCAGCTGCACTTTCCCAGCGGGGCTTTGGCCAACTGCACCGCTAGTTTCGGCATCAACACCAATTTCCTGAAAGTGAATTACGAAAAGGGTACCCTGCTGATGGAACCGTTTTCGGCTTACAGCGGCAACAAGGGTACCTAC is from Salmonirosea aquatica and encodes:
- a CDS encoding SusC/RagA family TonB-linked outer membrane protein, translated to MEKLSPTKTLTFMGLFLLLSLSSLAQVNPVTGTVTGARENQPLPGVSVLVKGTNTGTTTNADGKFSVNAGPSATLVFSFIGYSTQEVALNNRSSVNVTLEESATALSEVVVTALGIRKESKKLGYAATTVGSEAITVNRTPNFINTLQGKIAGVNITSLGTGPGGTSKIRIRGQSSFSGQNSPLIVVNGVPIDNTNFGTNPNNQSSDGSIAVRGGGGNTSDGGDGLSSINPDDIESMTVLKGATAAALYGSRAKDGVIMVTTKTRGESRGIGVSYNSNFTVDTPLDFTDYQYEYGQGEGGVRPTTANPTSGQWSFGEKFQPGMTQVLFDGVTVPYEPVYDRIRKFYRNGTNFNNTISVSSNSEKGGFNLSLANMDNKGIVPNNTFNRKTINLGFSYDLSKRLSVTGNINYSNEYNKNPPVIAEQDNSIPTALMNMANSMPLDLLDEKKYDADGNEFVYSRFKNRTNPYFTLAEQFQNIRRDRIFGNITARYNLFDWMYVQARVGQDYWSRDQDYTNFPTGQASRPPAPEGFVNGLYTQEARRFREINKDILIGANHKFGVIGVDVTLGGNQMYRRSDLNSVQVTDFVVRDLYTVQNGRVKDPLYNLSERAVNSVYGAAELSYKDFLYLNVTARNDWFSTLSPANRSILYPSVSGSFVFSQAFVNVPNWLTFGKLRAAYAEVGSDTDVSPYSNNLFYGINANLFPNVVGAQQPVGNIATNTVPNANLRPMSTSETELGLELKMFDNRLGIDFAVYRKITTDQIVSAQISNASGFANTLINSGKGQNQGIELLVNLGLVRSNDFQWDFTFNGSVNQTKVLSLLTDTPGERITVGTHVFNGELRQVVGQPMASLYGFGFKRDDQGRKIFATDGRPQRTTDLISFGSAIPKYVGGFTNTFNYKGINLSFLIDFKLGHNMMSGTNFNATRHGLHKMTLEGREGGVVGDGVNEKGEKNTAVAPVQSYWEVVRSLALVEPIVYNAGFWKLRQITAGYDFSRFLPAKSPLKGVRLSFVANNVLLLKKWVPNIDPESFGYGSDNIVGLESTGLPTTRSMGFNLNVKF
- a CDS encoding alpha-amylase family protein, which gives rise to MERRAFIKNTGLWGGTLALTGTAVLANSRSDTGHYYTPQGTLWLDGPMRWAQLAFVERDPGHYDPDFWLAYFKRIHADGALLSAGGVVAFYPTEIPLHHRSQYMGDADTLGYLVEGCKKLGMKIMLRTDPHATRQGTFDAHPDWIAVTADGHKRRHWANPDLWVTCALGPYNFEFMPQVNREIMQRFAPEGIFSNRWAGHGVCYCEHCQQNFKAFSGLALPQKEERLDPTYRRWTEWRTKRLRELWALWDAGIREVRPASRFIPNGFPDKVLTGKEADLFFADQQARSGLIPPWTNGKGAKELRATLGAKPLIGIFSVGLEEEFRWKDSVQSDAEIRIWVAEGTANGMRPCFVKFGADIYDKRWMDSVATLYEVYHKNEQYLRNTASLARVGVMYSEQTDRKYGGQPWQQRSGDHLDGMYHALVESRIPFDMVNDRLLGAADLERFKLLILPNIAALSDAQCQQIEAFVQRGGSVVATFETSLYDEEAQPRSDFGLARLFGVSFDQKVEGPMRNSYLHLRHQPQDVLHTQILAGLEGTPGS
- a CDS encoding Gfo/Idh/MocA family protein, coding for MEKIVSSALFSRRNFLTTSVGAAALAAFSPYVIGRTKAKEKLGVALVGLGYYSTDLLAPALQLTQHCYLAGIVTGTPEKAETWKKKYNIPDKNIYNYQTFDQIANNPDIDVVYVVLPPSMHREYVVRAAKAGKDVWCEKPMAPSVKDCEAMIRACADNKKKLAIGYRNLHDPNMQAWMKLAKEGPMGKPRLVSCAAGYVDNRTTHWKQKKEMGGGVMGDMGVYSIQGARHAVGEEPTLVTAHHFTNRPEIYKDVDETTMYQLHFPSGALANCTASFGINTNFLKVNYEKGTLLMEPFSAYSGNKGTYSNGVIDLAVPLNNQQANQMDDNALAIMQNKPLIAPGEEGLRDIKVVEAIYEAARTGKEIKV